The Amycolatopsis jiangsuensis nucleotide sequence CTGACCTCGTTCATCACCGGCGTCACCGAGCCGATCGAGTTCGCGTTCATGTTCGTGGCGTGGCCGCTGTACATCTTCCACGCGATCATGACCGGCATCTCGCTGGCGGTGGTCAACGCGCTCGGCATCCACCTGGGTTTCTCGTTCTCCGCGGGGGCGATCGACTTCGCGCTCAACTCGTCGCTGGACACCGCGCACAAGGCCTGGCTGCTGATTCCGATCGGGCTGGTCATGGCCGTGATCTACTACGTGGTGTTCCGGTTCGTGATCACCAAGTGGAACCTGCGCACGCCGGGCCGCGAGGACGACTCGGTCGAGGCGGACCTCGAGCGCTCGGCCGCGAAGTAACTTCCGACGACAGTCAGAAAGGACGACCATGCCGGAGAAACGCGTCACGGTGGGCAGCAAGGTGGGCCTGCACGCCCGCCCGGCCGCGCTGGTGGCCAAGGCGGCCGCGGCCCAGCCCGTGGCGGTGCAGATCGCCAAGGCCGGCGGCGACCCGGTGGCCGCCGGCAGTGTGCTCAACCTGATGACGCTCGCCGCCGCGTTCGGCGACGAGGTGGTCATCAGCGCCGAAGGTGACGGGGCCGAGACCGCGGTGGACGCCGTGGCCGAGCTGGTCTCCACGGATCTCGACGCGTAGCAGCACCCAGCCGTCCGAAGCGAAGGTCCCCTTCAGAGTCTCTGAAGGGGACCTTCGTGCACCGGGGACAGATGCCGCGGCGTGCCCGATACGCTGGGCGGCATGGAGAGCCTGCGCCTGATCGACGAGTGGCCGGTGGACAACGCGGCGGCCGGGGTGGCCGGCGCCGACGGCGTGGTCCGCGGCCGTCACGGGGACCCGGCCCGGCCGTTCCGGCTGGCCTCGGTCACCAAGCTGCTCACCGCCTACACGGCGCACATCGCCCTCGAGGAAGGCGTTCTCGAGCTGGACACCCCGGCCGGGCCGGAGGGTTCGACCGTGCGGCATCTGCTCGCGCACACCTCGGGGCTGGCCTTCGACGCGCACAAGGCAATGGCCGCGCCGGGCACCCGGCGGCTGTACTCCAACGCCGGGTTCGAGGAGCTGGCCGACGCGCTGGCCCAGCACTCCGGCATCGCCTTCGCCGACTACCAGGCCGAAGCACTGTTCGAACCGCTGGGCATGGCCGCGACCCGGCTGGAGGGCTCCCCCGCGGCCGGTGCCACGTCCACACTGGACGATCTGCTGCGGTTCGCCGCCGAGCTGCAGGCGCCGAAGCTGCTCGCGCCGGAGACGCTGCGCGCGGCCACCGAGGTGGCGTTCCCCGGGCTCACCGGCGTCCTGCCCGGGTTCGGCCACCAGAAGCCGAACGACTGGGGTCTCGGCTTCGAACTGCGCGACCACAAGAGCCCGCACTGGACCGGCGCGCGCAGCTCCGCACGCACGTTCGGCCACTTCGGACAGTCAGGCACGTTCCTGTGGGTCGATCCGGACGCCGGTTTCGCGTGTGTCGCGCTGGCCGACCGCTCCTTCGGCCCGTGGGCGGCCAAGGTCTGGCCCCCGTTCACCGACGCGGTGCTGGCCGAACTCGGCGCGTGACAATCCGTCCCGCGCTGCGGGTTGCCGCGGTGCTGTCCGCTGCCACGATGCTGTTCGCTGCCGCCTGCTCGGCTCCGGCCGCCACAGCGCCTCCGGTGGACGAGCCACCGACGACGACCGCGACGCCGGCCCCGCTGGGCACCGGAAACGCCGCCGTACCGCGGCTGCGCTGGGTGCCGTGCCACGGTGGGTTCCAGTGCACGACAGCGACGGTGCCGCTGAGCTACCGCGAACCCACTGGAGCGAAGCTGGATCTGTCGGTCATCCGGCTTCCCGCGACGGATCCCGCGCACCGCATGGGTTCCCTGATGATCAACTTCGGCGGTCCGGGCGCGGACGGCGTGGGCGAGCTGACCCGGTTCGGCAGCCGCTACCCGAAGCAGTTGCGTGCCCGGTTCGACCTCGTGAGCTTCGACCCGCGTGGAATCGGTGGCAGCTCGCCGATCCACTGTCCGGGTGGCGATCAGGCGCCCTCAGCCGGTTCGCCGTTGCGCGACAAGGCGTTCTGGACGAAGAGCGCGGCGATCGGCAAGGCGTGTGCGGCCGGTTCCGGGGCCGAACTGGCGCATCTGTCCACCGCGAATGTCGCGCGGGACATGGATCTGCTCCGGCAGGCGCTCGGCGAGCCGCAGCTGAACTTCTACGGCTACTCCTACGGCACCTATCTCGGTGGTACGTATGCGAACCTCTTCCCCGGCAACCTGCGCGCGATGACTCTCGACGGCACACTCGACCTCGTCGCCAACGCCACCGGCCGGCCCGGCGAGGAAGGCGCGCCGGTGGACGTGCGGGCGGATGTCGCGAGCGCGCAACAAGAGGAGCTCGATGCGTTCTTCGCCGCGTGCACCGCCGCGGGGCCCGGCAAGTGCGCTTTCGCCGGCGGGAATCCGAAGGAGAAATTCGCTTCGCTGTACGCGCGGTTGACCCATGGTCCGGTCGGCGGCGTCACCGTGGCCTCGCTCATGCAGAGCGTGGATCGAGCGCTGTACCAGTGGTCACGGTGGCCCCGGCTGGCCCGCACGCTCGCCGCGCTCGTTCCGTCGAAACCGGCTTCACCGGCGCCCGTGCTCGATCCCCGGGTGCCCGCTCATTCGCCGGGATTTCTTGCTGTGCAATGTCTTGACAGCGATCTTCCCCAGGATCCCGAGACCTACCGCAAGCTCGCCACGACCGAGGAGCGGCGGCAGCGGTATTTCGGTCTGGCTCCGGTGTTTTCGATGGCGCAATGCCTCGGCTGGCCCGCCCGCGACGACGACCGCTACCTCGGGCCGTGGAACCGGCCACGCCAGCATCCGGCGCTGATCCTGGCCAACCGGCACGATCCGGCCACTCCCCTGGCCAACGCCCAAGCCACCGCGGGGGAACTGGGCGACAGCCGGGTGCTCGTCGTCGAGGGCGCCGGGCACACGACGCTCGACGTGCCCAGCACCTGTGCCTCGACCGCGATGGTGCGCTACTTCGTGGACCTCGCGCCGCCCGCGTCCGGCACGACCTGCGCGCCGGACGCCGGCCCGTTCCCGTGAGGTGTCATGCCAGTACGCGGATCGGCGATCCCGCCTGGAACGCCGCGATGTCCTCGACCACCTCGCGGTAGAAGATCTCGTAGGACTCCCGGCTGACGTAACCGATGTGCGGGGTCAGCACGGCGTTGTCCAGAGTCCGGAGTGGATGGTCAGAGGGAAGCGGCTCGGTGTCGTAGACGTCCAGCGCTGCCGCGGCGATCTTCTTGTCGCGCAACACTTCCAGCAACGCGTCCTCGACGACGATCGGGCCGCGCGAGGTGTTCACGAGCAGCGCCGAAGGCTTCATCCTGGCCAGATCGGCGGCATCGACCAGGCCACGGGTGCGCTCGGAGAGCACCAGGTGGATGGACAGCACGTCCGCCTGCGCGAAAAGCTCCTCTTTGGACACCAGCCGCGCACCGTGTTCCGCGGCTCGCTCCGCGGTGAGATTCCGGCTCCAGGCAATCGGTTTCATCCCGAATGCCTGCCCGATCCTGGCTGCTTCCGCACCCAGGCGGCCCAGCCCCAGCAGGCCCAGCGTCTTGCCGTGCAGCACGGTGCCGACCCCGACCTGCCAGCCACCCTCGCGCATCGACCGGAATTCGGCGGGCAGGTTGCGGGCGGCGGCCAGGATGAGCGCCCAGGTGTGCTCCGCGGTGGGGGCAGCGAGACCGCCGGTGCCGCATACGACCACCCCGCCCCGCTTCGCCGCGGCCAGGTCGATCGCGGCATTGCGTGGTCCCGTGGTGACCAGCAGCTTCAGCGCGGGCAGCCGCTCCAGCACCGCAGCGGGAAACCGGGTGCGCTCACGCATCGCGACCACCACGTCGAAGCCGGCCAGCCGCTCGGCCGTCTCGTCCTGGTCGCCGAAGGCCTCGGTGAACACGTGCAGGTCCGCCCCGAGCGAATCCCAGTCGGCGTATCCGAGTGCGACGTTCTGGTAGTCGTCGAGGATCGCGATCTTCACACCCGCCACAGTAGCCCGTCGTTCAGCCGGACGCGTCCCGCTGCGCGGCGCGGGCCCGGTCGATGATCCCGTCGATCACGTCGTTCTTCGCGTCCGCGTAGTTCTGGACGTAGTCCC carries:
- a CDS encoding HPr family phosphocarrier protein translates to MPEKRVTVGSKVGLHARPAALVAKAAAAQPVAVQIAKAGGDPVAAGSVLNLMTLAAAFGDEVVISAEGDGAETAVDAVAELVSTDLDA
- a CDS encoding serine hydrolase domain-containing protein; the encoded protein is MESLRLIDEWPVDNAAAGVAGADGVVRGRHGDPARPFRLASVTKLLTAYTAHIALEEGVLELDTPAGPEGSTVRHLLAHTSGLAFDAHKAMAAPGTRRLYSNAGFEELADALAQHSGIAFADYQAEALFEPLGMAATRLEGSPAAGATSTLDDLLRFAAELQAPKLLAPETLRAATEVAFPGLTGVLPGFGHQKPNDWGLGFELRDHKSPHWTGARSSARTFGHFGQSGTFLWVDPDAGFACVALADRSFGPWAAKVWPPFTDAVLAELGA
- a CDS encoding alpha/beta hydrolase encodes the protein MTIRPALRVAAVLSAATMLFAAACSAPAATAPPVDEPPTTTATPAPLGTGNAAVPRLRWVPCHGGFQCTTATVPLSYREPTGAKLDLSVIRLPATDPAHRMGSLMINFGGPGADGVGELTRFGSRYPKQLRARFDLVSFDPRGIGGSSPIHCPGGDQAPSAGSPLRDKAFWTKSAAIGKACAAGSGAELAHLSTANVARDMDLLRQALGEPQLNFYGYSYGTYLGGTYANLFPGNLRAMTLDGTLDLVANATGRPGEEGAPVDVRADVASAQQEELDAFFAACTAAGPGKCAFAGGNPKEKFASLYARLTHGPVGGVTVASLMQSVDRALYQWSRWPRLARTLAALVPSKPASPAPVLDPRVPAHSPGFLAVQCLDSDLPQDPETYRKLATTEERRQRYFGLAPVFSMAQCLGWPARDDDRYLGPWNRPRQHPALILANRHDPATPLANAQATAGELGDSRVLVVEGAGHTTLDVPSTCASTAMVRYFVDLAPPASGTTCAPDAGPFP
- a CDS encoding D-2-hydroxyacid dehydrogenase family protein — protein: MKIAILDDYQNVALGYADWDSLGADLHVFTEAFGDQDETAERLAGFDVVVAMRERTRFPAAVLERLPALKLLVTTGPRNAAIDLAAAKRGGVVVCGTGGLAAPTAEHTWALILAAARNLPAEFRSMREGGWQVGVGTVLHGKTLGLLGLGRLGAEAARIGQAFGMKPIAWSRNLTAERAAEHGARLVSKEELFAQADVLSIHLVLSERTRGLVDAADLARMKPSALLVNTSRGPIVVEDALLEVLRDKKIAAAALDVYDTEPLPSDHPLRTLDNAVLTPHIGYVSRESYEIFYREVVEDIAAFQAGSPIRVLA